From the Thermococcus guaymasensis DSM 11113 genome, one window contains:
- a CDS encoding DUF3783 domain-containing protein — MAKVLAIGFNREELGLLRKALEGIPVEGVSTDYLGGVVSEIFEKAKGDECDWHERKFVLMAGVDGETIKEIVDRVKALGLGRIIFAAPTEISMKWKLEDLLEELIEEDEYFRALAWARKEAKKKGSFLDFKP; from the coding sequence ATGGCAAAAGTTCTGGCGATAGGGTTCAACCGTGAGGAACTCGGCCTTTTGAGGAAAGCTCTGGAGGGTATTCCTGTTGAGGGGGTCTCGACGGACTACCTTGGCGGGGTCGTCAGTGAAATCTTTGAAAAGGCAAAAGGGGACGAGTGCGACTGGCACGAGAGGAAGTTCGTCCTCATGGCGGGTGTTGACGGAGAGACTATCAAGGAGATCGTGGACAGGGTTAAAGCGCTTGGTTTAGGCAGGATCATCTTCGCCGCTCCTACTGAGATATCGATGAAGTGGAAGCTCGAAGACCTGCTGGAAGAGCTTATAGAGGAGGACGAATACTTTAGGGCTCTCGCGTGGGCGAGAAAAGAGGCCAAAAAGAAGGGGTCTTTCCTCGATTTCAAGCCTTGA
- a CDS encoding phosphoglycerate kinase yields the protein MFKLTDFDFYNKTVFLRVDLNSPVKDGKIISDARFRAVLPTVKKLVEDGAKLVIATHQSKPYKGDYITTEQHAEILGELLGTEVEYVEDVFGKLAREKIKSLGPGEAIMLENLRFSAEEVFYKPLEECEKTHFVRKLAPLLDYVVNDAFAAAHRSQPSLVGFARLVPMVAGFLMEKELLALEKAYEHGERPRVYVLGGAKVDDSLKVAENVLRSGRADIILTGGLVGQIFTLAKGFNLGDANIMFLERKGLLELVERAERILDEFYPYVRTPVDFAVDVEGKRVEIDLLSDKKELFDRYPILDIGSRTVEKYREIILKAGTIVANGPMGVFELEEFALGTVGVFRAIGESRAFSVIGGGHSIASIYKYGIAGISHISTGGGAMLSYLAGQRLPVIEALRESYRRFKA from the coding sequence ATATTCAAGCTCACTGACTTTGACTTTTACAACAAAACGGTGTTCCTCAGAGTGGATCTCAACTCACCCGTAAAGGACGGGAAGATTATCAGCGACGCCAGGTTCAGGGCAGTCCTGCCGACGGTGAAAAAGCTCGTCGAGGATGGCGCAAAGCTTGTCATTGCGACCCATCAGAGCAAGCCCTACAAGGGGGACTACATAACCACAGAACAGCACGCGGAAATCCTGGGAGAACTCCTCGGGACTGAAGTCGAGTACGTCGAAGACGTGTTTGGGAAGCTGGCCCGGGAAAAAATAAAATCTCTCGGGCCAGGGGAGGCCATAATGCTTGAAAATCTCCGTTTCTCGGCCGAGGAGGTCTTTTACAAACCGCTTGAGGAGTGCGAGAAGACACACTTCGTAAGAAAGCTCGCTCCCCTCCTCGACTACGTGGTAAACGACGCCTTTGCAGCCGCCCACAGGAGCCAGCCATCCCTTGTCGGCTTCGCCCGATTGGTGCCGATGGTCGCGGGCTTCCTCATGGAAAAGGAACTGCTGGCGCTTGAAAAGGCCTACGAGCACGGAGAAAGGCCAAGGGTGTACGTTCTCGGGGGGGCCAAGGTAGATGACTCCCTCAAGGTTGCCGAAAACGTCCTTCGGAGCGGGAGGGCTGATATCATCCTCACAGGAGGCCTCGTGGGACAGATATTCACCCTCGCAAAGGGCTTCAACCTCGGCGACGCCAACATCATGTTCCTCGAAAGGAAGGGCCTTCTCGAGCTTGTGGAGCGGGCCGAGAGGATACTCGACGAGTTTTATCCTTACGTGAGGACTCCCGTTGATTTTGCAGTTGACGTGGAAGGGAAGCGCGTTGAAATTGATCTCCTGAGCGACAAGAAGGAGCTCTTTGACAGATACCCCATTCTCGACATCGGCTCCCGGACGGTTGAGAAGTACCGCGAGATCATTCTAAAGGCAGGAACAATAGTCGCCAATGGCCCTATGGGCGTTTTCGAGCTTGAAGAGTTCGCTTTAGGCACGGTAGGGGTTTTCAGGGCAATAGGGGAGAGCAGAGCATTCAGCGTGATCGGCGGAGGCCATTCTATAGCAAGCATCTACAAGTACGGCATAGCAGGGATAAGCCACATCTCCACAGGTGGAGGGGCCATGCTGAGTTACCTTGCCGGCCAACGCCTTCCCGTTATAGAGGCCCTGCGGGAGAGCTACCGGCGCTTCAAGGCTTGA